The Vicia villosa cultivar HV-30 ecotype Madison, WI linkage group LG1, Vvil1.0, whole genome shotgun sequence genome includes a region encoding these proteins:
- the LOC131636642 gene encoding cytochrome P450 736A117-like gives MLIIISSTFLFLFLLIKFYSYSSETKNSPPRLPLIGNLHQIGSFPHRNFYALAKKYGPFMQMYFGKVPILVISSAEAARDITKTHDHVFANRPPKINYDILLYNFRDVSSAPYGEYWRQLRSICMLHLLSAKRVKSLRAVREEELVLMMDKIRDYSSKSLPVNLSELIASKTNDVVCRATLGNKYSGESGTGFAKLMMDFTELLGTFMVGDYVPSLDWMTHLSGYYSRAKKVAKQFDDLLEGVVEERFNNPKGDDEEQTDLVDVLLWIQRTESLGFPIDRTTIKALLLDMFVAGTDTISTLLEWEMSELLKNPHMMKRLKEEARTVANGRTYITEDDLSNMKYLKAVGKEALRMYPPIPLLVPRECRQDVKVNGYNIKAGTRVFINAWGIARDPRYWDQPDEFRPERFLDTSVDVKGIDYQLIPFGSGRRGCPGLVYAMAANDLVLANLVHQFNWELPGGAGAKVDMSEAFGFTVHRKFPLMAYAAVSNQN, from the exons ATGCTAATCATAATCTCTTccacttttctctttctttttcttcttatcaAATTCTATTCCTATTCTTCAGAAACCAAAAACTCACCTCCAAGATTACCTTTAATAGGAAATCTTCATCAAATTGGTTCCTTCCCTCACCGTAATTTTTATGCTCTTGCCAAAAAGTATGGTCCTTTCATGCAAATGTATTTTGGTAAAGTTCCTATTCTTGTCATCTCATCCGCTGAAGCTGCACGTGACATAACCAAAACTCATGATCATGTCTTTGCTAACAGACCCCCCAAGATTAACTACGACATACTTTTGTATAACTTCAGAGATGTTTCATCTGCTCCATATGGAGAGTATTGGAGACAGTTGAGAAGCATTTGTATGTTACATCTTCTTAGTGCTAAGAGGGTTAAGTCTCTCCGCGCTGTGAGAGAGGAAGAACTTGTTTTAATGATGGACAAAATAAGAGACTACTCTTCGAAATCATTACCGGTGAATTTAAGCGAATTGATCGCGTCAAAGACTAATGACGTTGTTTGCAGGGCTACTTTGGGAAATAAGTATAGTGGTGAAAGTGGTACAGGATTTGCTAAGTTGATGATGGATTTTACTGAGTTGCTTGGTACTTTTATGGTTGGGGACTATGTTCCTAGCCTTGATTGGATGACACATCTTTCTGGATATTACTCAAGAGCAAAGAAAGTTGCCAAACAATTTGACGATCTTTTGGAGGGTGTAGTCGAGGAACGTTTCAATAATCCCAAAGGTGATGATGAAGAACAGACTGATTTGGTTGATGTTTTGCTTTGGATCCAAAGGACAGAATCACTCGGCTTTCCTATAGACCGAACAACCATAAAGGCTTTGTTACTG GACATGTTTGTTGCGGGTACTGATACCATATCAACTTTGCTTGAGTGGGAAATGTCGGAACTCTTGAAGAACCCACACATGATGAAGAGATTAAAAGAAGAAGCAAGGACAGTGGCGAATGGAAGAACATACATAACTGAAGACGATTTAAgtaacatgaaatacttaaaggCGGTCGGTAAAGAAGCACTACGGATGTATCCTCCGATTCCACTGCTAGTCCCTCGAGAATGTAGACAAGATGTGAAAGTAAATGGATACAACATTAAAGCAGGGACAAGAGTTTTTATCAATGCATGGGGAATTGCAAGAGATCCAAGATATTGGGATCAACCAGATGAGTTCAGGCCAGAGAGATTCTTGGATACATCGGTGGATGTGAAAGGAATAGATTACCAGTTGATTCCGTTTGGATCGGGGAGAAGAGGTTGTCCAGGACTAGTGTATGCTATGGCTGCTAATGATCTTGTGTTGGCGAACCTTGTGCATCAGTTTAACTGGGAATTACCTGGTGGTGCTGGGGCCAAGGTCGATATGTCTGAAGCATTTGGTTTTACTGTCCACAGGAAGTTTCCTCTTATGGCCTATGCAGCAGTTTCTAATCAGAACTGA